The Macaca fascicularis isolate 582-1 chromosome 11, T2T-MFA8v1.1 genome includes a region encoding these proteins:
- the LOC135966379 gene encoding SH3 domain and tetratricopeptide repeat-containing protein 1-like isoform X3, producing the protein MRGLLHASLAQLYSHRGYHGPAITFMTQAVEASAVAGVRAIMDRLVAVAWLHVLQGQSPAALNILQSVQDAVVASEDQEGVNANMVAVALKRTGRTRQAAESYYHALRVAWDLDQRRNQAVVLANFGARCLHAGASRLAQHYLLEAMRLFSRLPCRECGRDFTHQGPAQQGKGYYEWARLVAVEMGHVERPTNPLWTTPNEVWGFSLTSRRKRRRRMPGCKQGRSITSCGRASWWTCTSRGPAE; encoded by the exons ATGCGCGGACTTCTCCACGCCAGCCTGGCCCAGCTGTACAGCCACCGTGGCTACCACGGCCCGGCCATCACCTTCATGACTCAGGCGGTGGAAGCCAGTGCTGTTGCCGGAGTCCGTGCCATCATGGACCGCCTGGTGGCTGTGGCCTGGCTGCACGTGCTTCAGGGGCAGAGCCCAGCGGCCCTGAACATCCTGCAGTCTGTCCAGGATGCAGTGGTGGCCAGTGAGGACCAGGAGGGCGTTAATGCCAACATGGTGGCCGTGGCTCTGAAGAGAACGGGCCGGACGAGGCAGGCAGCCGAGAGCTACTACCACGCCCTACGGGTGGCTTGGGACCTGGACCAGAggaggaaccaggcagtggtgctggccaaCTTCGGGGCCCGGTGCCTGCACGCGGGTGCCAGCAGGCTGGCCCAGCACTACCTCCTGGAGGCCATGAGGCTGTTCTCgaggctgccctgcagggagtGTGGCCGGGACTTCACCCACCAGGGCCCGGCtcagcagggcaagggctactaCGAGTGGGCCCGTCTGGTCGCCGTGGAGATGGGCCACGTGGAGA ggcctacaaatccgctctggactacaccaaacgaagtctggggattttcattgacctccagaagaaagagaaggaggcgcatgcctggctgcaagcagggaagatctattacatcctgcggcagagcgagctggtggacctgtacatccag GGGACCGGCTGAATGA
- the LOC135966379 gene encoding SH3 domain and tetratricopeptide repeat-containing protein 1-like isoform X2: MRGLLHASLAQLYSHRGYHGPAITFMTQAVEASAVAGVRAIMDRLVAVAWLHVLQGQSPAALNILQSVQDAVVASEDQEGVNANMVAVALKRTGRTRQAAESYYHALRVAWDLDQRRNQAVVLANFGARCLHAGASRLAQHYLLEAMRLFSRLPCRECGRDFTHQGPAQQGKGYYEWARLVAVEMGHVERPTNPLWTTPNEVWGFSLTSRRKRRRRMPGCKQGRSITSCGRASWWTCTSRGTECGPVHRRPQPGAGAV, from the exons ATGCGCGGACTTCTCCACGCCAGCCTGGCCCAGCTGTACAGCCACCGTGGCTACCACGGCCCGGCCATCACCTTCATGACTCAGGCGGTGGAAGCCAGTGCTGTTGCCGGAGTCCGTGCCATCATGGACCGCCTGGTGGCTGTGGCCTGGCTGCACGTGCTTCAGGGGCAGAGCCCAGCGGCCCTGAACATCCTGCAGTCTGTCCAGGATGCAGTGGTGGCCAGTGAGGACCAGGAGGGCGTTAATGCCAACATGGTGGCCGTGGCTCTGAAGAGAACGGGCCGGACGAGGCAGGCAGCCGAGAGCTACTACCACGCCCTACGGGTGGCTTGGGACCTGGACCAGAggaggaaccaggcagtggtgctggccaaCTTCGGGGCCCGGTGCCTGCACGCGGGTGCCAGCAGGCTGGCCCAGCACTACCTCCTGGAGGCCATGAGGCTGTTCTCgaggctgccctgcagggagtGTGGCCGGGACTTCACCCACCAGGGCCCGGCtcagcagggcaagggctactaCGAGTGGGCCCGTCTGGTCGCCGTGGAGATGGGCCACGTGGAGA ggcctacaaatccgctctggactacaccaaacgaagtctggggattttcattgacctccagaagaaagagaaggaggcgcatgcctggctgcaagcagggaagatctattacatcctgcggcagagcgagctggtggacctgtacatccag GGGCACAGAATGTGGCCCTGTACACAGGCGACCTcaacctggggctggagctgtttga
- the LOC135966379 gene encoding SH3 domain and tetratricopeptide repeat-containing protein 1-like isoform X1 yields MRGLLHASLAQLYSHRGYHGPAITFMTQAVEASAVAGVRAIMDRLVAVAWLHVLQGQSPAALNILQSVQDAVVASEDQEGVNANMVAVALKRTGRTRQAAESYYHALRVAWDLDQRRNQAVVLANFGARCLHAGASRLAQHYLLEAMRLFSRLPCRECGRDFTHQGPAQQGKGYYEWARLVAVEMGHVESGYPGLSCAPSRATRVRAHLEFVIQKQVVFPPSKVLSHGQQQMLASALETGRSHAGPGPLCLLGQRALPGLPRDNPALSTERPACWESLDITLGSTQALLSWDLGPLHEPGLERRFLCPCYLLGIAAACAPVIPLHREHGAGDCPKPQSSSCKSLLCRVCQAPPTNGACGVLRWQWLNVGM; encoded by the coding sequence ATGCGCGGACTTCTCCACGCCAGCCTGGCCCAGCTGTACAGCCACCGTGGCTACCACGGCCCGGCCATCACCTTCATGACTCAGGCGGTGGAAGCCAGTGCTGTTGCCGGAGTCCGTGCCATCATGGACCGCCTGGTGGCTGTGGCCTGGCTGCACGTGCTTCAGGGGCAGAGCCCAGCGGCCCTGAACATCCTGCAGTCTGTCCAGGATGCAGTGGTGGCCAGTGAGGACCAGGAGGGCGTTAATGCCAACATGGTGGCCGTGGCTCTGAAGAGAACGGGCCGGACGAGGCAGGCAGCCGAGAGCTACTACCACGCCCTACGGGTGGCTTGGGACCTGGACCAGAggaggaaccaggcagtggtgctggccaaCTTCGGGGCCCGGTGCCTGCACGCGGGTGCCAGCAGGCTGGCCCAGCACTACCTCCTGGAGGCCATGAGGCTGTTCTCgaggctgccctgcagggagtGTGGCCGGGACTTCACCCACCAGGGCCCGGCtcagcagggcaagggctactaCGAGTGGGCCCGTCTGGTCGCCGTGGAGATGGGCCACGTGGAGAGTGGGTACCCCGGGTTGTCCTGTGCACCTTCCAGGGCCACTCGGGTCAGGGCACACCTGGAATTTGTGATTCAGAAACAAGTGGTTTTTCCACCATCGAAAGTGCTGAGTCATGGCCaacagcagatgttggcaagTGCCCTGGAGACAGGCCGTTCCCATGCAGGGCCAGGTCCTCTGTGCCTACTGGGGCAGCGAGCTCTTCCTGGTTTGCCCAGGGACAATCCTGCCTTGAGCACTGAAAGGCCTGCGTGCTGGGAATCCCTAGACATAACCCTGGGGTCGACGCAGGCtctgctgagctgggacttggggcccctccatgagccaggccTGGAACGCCGGTTCTTGTGCCCATGTTATCTGCTTGGTATAGCGGCAGcctgtgcacctgtcatcccacttcacagagaACATGGGGCAGGTGATTGCCCAAAGCCGCAGAGCAGTTCATGCAAAAGCTTGTTGTGCAGagtgtgccaggccccacccacaaatgGGGCTTGTGGGGTCCTCAGGTGGCAGTGGCTGAATGTAGGAATGTGA
- the LOC135966379 gene encoding SH3 domain and tetratricopeptide repeat-containing protein 1-like isoform X6, translated as MALALSITLGDRLNECVAYHRLAALHHRLGDGELAEHFYLKALSLCNSPLEFDQETLYYLKVYLVLGDIIFYDLKSPKKGREDSRQGRPCPEKHKTLKTKHSRAPGSVVGPL; from the exons ATGGCCCTAGCCctcagcatcactctgg GGGACCGGCTGAATGAGTGCGTGGCCTACCACCGGCTGGCTGCCCTGCACCACCGGCTGGGCGACGGCGAGCTGGcggagcacttctacctcaaggcccTGTCGCTCTGCAACTCGCCGCTGGAGTTCGACCAGGAGACCCTCTACTACCTGAAGGTGTACCTGGTGCTCGGCGACATCATCTTCTacgacctgaag tctccaaaaaaggggagggaagatTCAAGACAGGGGAGACCCTGCCCAGAAAAGCACAAAACTCTCAAGACCAAACACAGCCGGGCCCCTGGGTCTGTGGTGGGGCCACTATGA